One genomic segment of Deltaproteobacteria bacterium includes these proteins:
- a CDS encoding enoyl-CoA hydratase/isomerase family protein yields MSDQRIITMEKDGQGVAVLNYDVPGAPMNTLNGQAEKELLDCVEKISSDPEIKVAVLFGKPTNFLAGADITMIRGVTEEEQAYQMSRRTQAAFEKIEKLGKPIIAAIHGPALGGGLELAMACHYRIVTKSPKTILGLPEVKLGLLPGGGGTQRLPRLVPLQEAMDAILTGKNIAADEAVSLGLADEIVLPYQLKEKAMERARQIAKGVFSIQRKRLALPPAKMMPALYEQAKGTILKKTKGVLPAPLEILESVYMGITQGLEAGYEEEAKRFGKLAVSKEASSLIHLFFADTAAKKDMGAAKGVKPAPVKKIGVLGAGIMGHGIAAVKADADYMVRMKDRDLQAAGLGLKAASKVLQGKWMNRPRGEFEYRRRFDLISVTDDYSGFKAIDMCIEAVFEDVGLKHRIIKDVEAVMPERAIFASNTSAIPITRLAEASVRKENFLGMHYFSPVHLMPLIEIIATKHTSKQALATAYDLCVKCKKTPIIVNDGVGFYTSRVISRYLQEAMFMLDEGAKIEDIDQTAVKTGFPVGPVIVSDEVGLDTAVKVGKVLEEVFSNRFTPSAILSKVVGDGRYGRKNEKGFYEYKAGKKIGPDATVYDFTEAGRSRTAVTPKEIADRLLLAFCLESTLCLEENVLRNPRDGDVGGVMGIGFPANLGGPFHYMDARGIQDVVDSLGRLEERFGARFAVPQSLKDMTSAGKKFFPEE; encoded by the coding sequence ATGAGCGATCAGAGAATCATCACAATGGAAAAAGACGGGCAAGGTGTTGCGGTGCTGAATTACGACGTGCCGGGCGCACCTATGAATACGCTGAACGGTCAGGCCGAGAAGGAATTGCTGGATTGCGTCGAGAAAATATCCTCGGATCCTGAAATAAAGGTAGCCGTTCTTTTCGGAAAACCGACTAATTTTCTGGCCGGCGCGGATATCACCATGATCCGTGGTGTTACGGAAGAAGAACAGGCCTACCAGATGTCACGGCGGACCCAGGCCGCCTTCGAGAAGATCGAGAAGTTGGGAAAACCGATCATCGCGGCCATCCACGGCCCGGCCCTGGGAGGCGGACTCGAACTCGCCATGGCGTGCCACTACCGTATAGTGACCAAGTCTCCCAAGACCATCCTGGGGCTGCCCGAGGTGAAACTGGGGCTCCTGCCCGGAGGAGGAGGCACCCAGAGGTTGCCCAGGTTGGTGCCGCTCCAGGAAGCAATGGACGCCATTCTAACCGGAAAGAACATCGCCGCCGACGAGGCGGTAAGCCTTGGGCTGGCGGACGAAATCGTCTTGCCTTATCAACTCAAGGAAAAGGCCATGGAACGGGCCCGGCAGATCGCGAAGGGCGTGTTTTCCATCCAGCGGAAACGGCTGGCTTTGCCCCCGGCAAAGATGATGCCGGCCCTGTACGAGCAAGCCAAAGGCACGATCCTCAAGAAGACCAAAGGCGTGCTGCCCGCGCCTCTGGAGATTCTAGAGAGCGTGTACATGGGCATTACGCAAGGCCTGGAAGCGGGCTATGAAGAGGAAGCGAAGCGGTTTGGAAAGCTGGCGGTATCCAAGGAGGCCTCTTCCCTGATCCATCTGTTCTTTGCGGACACGGCGGCAAAAAAGGACATGGGCGCCGCAAAAGGGGTCAAACCGGCGCCGGTCAAGAAGATCGGAGTCCTGGGAGCCGGCATTATGGGGCACGGCATAGCAGCCGTCAAGGCGGACGCCGACTATATGGTCCGAATGAAAGACCGCGACCTGCAAGCCGCGGGACTAGGACTCAAGGCGGCTTCCAAAGTGCTCCAAGGCAAATGGATGAACCGGCCCCGGGGCGAATTCGAGTACAGGCGTCGTTTCGACCTGATCAGCGTGACGGACGATTACAGCGGATTCAAGGCCATCGATATGTGCATCGAGGCCGTCTTCGAGGACGTTGGTTTGAAGCACCGGATCATCAAAGATGTGGAAGCTGTAATGCCCGAGAGAGCGATATTTGCCTCGAACACCTCGGCCATTCCCATTACCCGCCTGGCCGAGGCTTCCGTACGCAAGGAGAACTTCCTCGGAATGCACTATTTCTCGCCGGTTCACCTCATGCCCTTGATCGAGATCATCGCGACCAAGCACACGTCCAAACAAGCTCTGGCGACGGCGTACGATCTATGCGTGAAGTGCAAGAAGACCCCGATCATTGTGAACGACGGGGTCGGCTTCTACACTTCCCGGGTCATTTCCCGCTACCTCCAGGAAGCCATGTTCATGCTGGACGAAGGGGCTAAAATCGAGGACATCGATCAGACGGCGGTCAAAACGGGCTTTCCCGTCGGTCCCGTTATTGTCAGCGACGAAGTGGGATTGGACACCGCTGTAAAGGTGGGGAAAGTACTTGAGGAAGTGTTTTCGAACCGCTTCACCCCCTCGGCCATCTTGAGCAAGGTGGTGGGGGATGGAAGATACGGGCGGAAAAACGAGAAGGGATTCTACGAATACAAGGCTGGCAAGAAGATCGGCCCCGATGCGACGGTCTACGACTTCACGGAGGCCGGACGAAGCCGGACTGCCGTGACTCCCAAAGAGATTGCCGACCGGCTCTTGCTGGCCTTCTGCCTCGAGTCCACTCTCTGCCTCGAGGAAAACGTCCTCCGCAATCCGCGAGACGGTGATGTGGGAGGCGTCATGGGAATCGGCTTCCCCGCCAATCTAGGCGGTCCTTTCCATTACATGGACGCCAGGGGCATCCAGGATGTGGTGGACAGCCTCGGTCGCCTCGAGGAGCGATTCGGAGCTCGATTCGCGGTACCGCAGAGCCTGAAAGACATGACGTCTGCAGGGAAAAAGTTCTTCCCGGAGGAATAA